The Phlebotomus papatasi isolate M1 chromosome 3, Ppap_2.1, whole genome shotgun sequence genomic sequence caggccaagtccacttctttatcaataaatagaaaaaaaaacccaaatattaagtgactcaacgtcacaaataacatatttggacgctcacaagcgacaattaatgtgaatcacattaaaattttaatgtgcaagtgtgataacgccgttacactGATATTGACTGAAAGTTTTCCAAGTACTAAGAGATTCTTGAGCAAGTGAGGTTGAGCAAGTCAATAGTACATCaaatgaatttatcaatgaaatttAGTTAAAGTTATGCTGCATTCACATGATGCAAAATTGGATTCCATTTTTATTTCAGTTTCCAATTCCGAATTTCACTTGAATGACTTGAATCAAGAATCAAGATGCTAAAAAAATCCAGTTATCAAATAATTGGTGCTGCGTGTGCAACAGTTTTATTTTTTGccgtgaaaattaataaaaatgagagaaaaatgtCGAATATGGCCTAATAGTAAGGTggagtaactggatcgttttccgaagagtgctacttaaccctttaaggactattgggtcaccggtgacccaaaaatgaaatttttcctacggccttccaAAGTtctattttgctctaaaaagttagaaaaaatgattttttctgaccctcaatttttgaccttctcgtccttaaagggttaaacgcttgattttggactgatgaaattcttttttacttcttctaaatccagagaattattcactgtttcattcagaaacataatataaaaaaattatcaaaaatattaaagaaaatttataaaataataataatactgaaataagtcagcatgcactaactgggttgccttttcgctaattggataaaattgtcttttaattggatcactcaatttacaagcatattaaaacgagaaaataatcttttattacatttttaaaatttttattggattattccatttaaccctctaacgtagaggcgtgcaagaaccgttgaaaccgaataaacgtcaaatgaaacatgttcgtcaatggtcaaaaccaCACCAGAATAAacatattttgacgttaattcggtttcaacggttcttgcacgcctctacgttagagggttaaatgttAAATGGAATAATCCACAAAGTTAAACCCTTCAAATGTTTCGTGATCGGGGAAGTTATTGCTATTTTCCGACCAGTAATGTAAGTATTATAAATTCCGGTAAACATTGGGGGATGCGGGGCAGCTAAGAAGTTGAATGattcgaaaaataaaaagtacTCTTTCCTTTTTCCTGCCGTAGAAAATTGATTTCTacttcgaaattcaaatctaaattgattaGAGGACGGTTTTCACGCTTCACACGTActtactctggcttcgaatatttaatatttttaacatgtTCCTTCAATGAATATGACATAAAGTTATAGGAAATGTATTACCTCTAGGTCATATTCAtcaaaggaatatgagaaaaaatatgaagtgttcgaagccagggtGTGTGACTGTGCGAAGCTAGTGAGCTTTCCCTTATATCaggggtgtgcaaaaaccgttttaaaacgaattaacgtcaaaataattttgttcaggtagcgttttgaccattattgacgtacaagtttcatttgacgtttgttcgatttcaaacggttcttgcacacgtCTGCCCTGTATCCCAAAGAgtcattatttctttttttgattATTGTATTATCAGTTTCCTTGCTGTTCTAAAAACCTGAAGCTTTAAGCGGAAATTTTAAATACAGGCTTTCACTTGgaaagaaattctcgggacCGAGAAAGCCTGCGAATTCACTAGTGACGGAAAAATTGCATAATCACAGGAgatctttggaataagttacagaaacgccgtgatgtatgcaaaatattttctgtgcCAATTTTTCAGTCAATTTTCAGCGCCGCCAACGGTTCATAATggatccggcacaccttttagatcaggaaaatttcatgaaatcaaaatacacatccctttctctctcaaacgttttacgtatgtctatcttattctcACGAACTTctaattcgattgagctaaatttaatttgttatgatgtttaaacctttaaggacgattggaacaccggtgtcccataaagaaaataatttttcctgactacctaaagttatttttttcttatgtctgtacataattgtaaagtagaaggttgaagggatCTAGAATACTTTttcaagtctctagctatttgatatgtagtaaaactttaagctcaaaaatggtgaatttttaaattctcaaattaataatttattttatttattttttatatttctaatttttttaagcaaaacccttttggcaataaaaactacaatactcatacgtaatatttttcattaaagtgaaaattattattcattggtattgtaagaaaaattacttaaattttgggctatttttgtccctatcgttcatagaagcacaaaatactccgaatcagactctgttggactttccaagattagatgtaagattttatcatgattatgtttcccagtttaatttttattgttgactttcagtccgtaaaaagtgtctcgtcgttaaaggattaaaagaagaagagggcgaaagaatgggatagactgATGCAAtagatttgagaaagaaagggatgcgaatttcgaatttatgaaattttcccgttctaaaaggtgtgccggacccATAAGAATTGTATTAcaaatttaccgcgtgaaaaattttgcatacatttaggggcattttaaaaattattttacaaatgagctcccaatagtaggcaattcatatcaaattctttcaatccgttttcacttaagccggaactccctatAGCTTGGAGTTTTGGGAAAATCGGGAAAATCAAAGAACGATTTATAATTTCaaatcttcaaaaaatcaatttattgcgaaatttaaatttgatttagtcttaaaaaaaaacacaagattGAGAAGCTGAGGATGCTTAAGAACTGGACATGCTAGCCATTAGGAATTccattttattgagaaaattcttCCCTTCCAATTTGTCAAAGCGCACCTCCTTGAAGTGTCCTCCCAAGTGTTCCCAGTACTTCCCTTGGACCAGTGGTCCGGGGAAGAAGTCCTTACGTGGTGTCTGTGCTATGTAGACTTTGACGTCAATTTGTGGATCGCAGCGAATCTGCACGGCAATCAGGCGATCGCCATTGGGTGATGCCAGGAGGCAAGAACTGGCATTCCCAAGGGGTTCAACTGATCCAATGCCCAGGTGATTGCTGTTGGACAGCGTCTGCCAGGCCATACATCTGGCCACATTCAGTAAGCCTGACATCTGGTGGCGATTTATCTGACAGAGAATGAGATCTCGCAATTCCTGCGGCTCATAGCTCATGTGCATGACTCTGCCGTCGCGACAGATGCATTTGAGGGAGCGCTCCTTGACATGGATGAGCAGGGATGTGCGATAGACTGTGTCGTAGCCGTGAGTGATGATTTTGATCTTGACACAGGACATGGTTGGGCTATTCATGGCATTCCAGTGGGAGATTATTTGGGGATCTTTGACGTCCCTGGCCAATGTGTCCAGGACATATTGGGTGCGTTTGCGCATGAAAATGTGCTGAGCCTGGGCGATAATCTGCTCCAGGAGTGTTTGGCTCTTGGTCATCTCGAGGAGTTCGTAGCGATCGGCGGCCGTAGGACCGGCCAGCATTCGCTTCTTGCTGGGTCCCAGGGGTCCGCTGGCGGGATGGGGAAAGGGATGATGGGTATTGCGATAGTGGACTTCGCGCAGTAACTGATGCAGGGAGTGTTCGAGGACATGATCATGATCATTGATCGGTCCGGAATTGGAGGCATCGAAGGAAGTTGAGTGACAGAGGCTAATGATAAGCTGAATTCCGGGCAGGAGAGTAGCACGGATCTGATTGCCTACAACAACATGAGGGATAGGGGCTTGAAGCTGTACAGCTTCCTTGGCCAATTGATTGAACAGCTCCTTGCAGAACAGGACATTCTGGGCAAATTCCAATGTTTTCTGCCAGATACCTACCTGCTGCGTGATATTTGGCCCATGCCCAAGCAAATTCACCGTTGCCGTGCAGAGATCCTCCTGATCCTTCTGCGTAATGACCTTAATGTATGCCACTCCCTGAAGTTCAGACGGAACATTGACTCTCAGGGCTGAATTCTTGGGACTGGGCAAAGCATTGGAGGGCGAAGGGCTACCAGGCGGAGATGTTCCCCCACTGGGATCATCTTCAGCCTTGGTGACCTCAAACATTCCCGAATGCATGAATTTTGACCCAGCTGTCCGGTAACTCAAATCCCCAATAATCGAATTGGACACCTTCTTCAAGCGCCAGTTTTGCCTCAATCGCAACAATTCAATGTGAAAGTCACTGGAATTCCGATTATTCCTCTGTTCACTGtgagtatttctcaatcgatcaGCCCCACTCAGTAAAATATTTGCCGCATTGGCCAGTGCCTTCTTCCGGGCATAAACCTGGACAATGGGCTTGGTGTCAGATGGTTCCTGTGGCACAGGATCCAACACCATATAACGCTTCTCTTTGGCAATTGCCAATACATCCGACAGCACACAAACCTCAGTATATGCATCTCTCAATTTATTCCTTACCGAATCCCATGGCCAGAGGCTCGACTGAAATTGAGGATCCTTGGGATCTTCCTCCTTCTTGTCCGGTTCCTCCTTCTTCACCGTCACCTCAGGCTCATTGGCAGACTTGGCAAAGTCAATCCGGGCGGCGcattttgaaagattttcagacaaagtCAACGGCCTGATGagcaaaaaaaccaaaaatcaacatttctgagaaaaaaatgaggttAAAATTGCCACTTACGGTTGATAAATCTCTGTGCCGTCGTACTGTATTTCCTGGATCTGGTTTTCAATTGGAGCCTCCACGGAGATGTTCACAGATAGTGGATAAGACATTTTCAGTTAGATTAAACACTATTTTCAAAGGAAAAACACTCAAAAAACACAGATTAGCATTTTACTCCTTTGACAAGTTGATGACTCTGAATGAATTTCTTAAACTCACCGCATGAAGCGCTGTTAGCACTAAAAGGTGGTAAACTTTCCctccatttttttaaattgcattttaaaagTAACGGCTTATGCTGGAAACGGATATAGAAgtaaaatacagtgggaccttgatagagtcaactaattatttccaggctctattagagtccgaaaaaaatcaattaaaatgtgaaattttgatataaaggggtattattttatgtttgcaattgatcattgataaatttaacacgatagttgaatattatttaattaacccataaattttgCACCCTCTGGCCCAAAAAACTCGTATGTTTGGACAAAAAttggaatgtttttattattagcaaatatcttaagtataaaTTACTTTCTATATGGTAATATTGAGGTTTACCCAGGATGTTAAGATAAGAAAATGATGTCTTAAAGACCTTAAAGATGTCTTTTTCTACTTTGTTTTTTAGAAGACCTCCGGTAAATACTTAgttattgaaaattctgatgcaattaatgttattaattagaatttcttttaaacttttagtgtataaaagaagagattgatagttgttattttcgttatgacataaccatggctctaaacttcactAAAAGAACAATATAATCAATTCTTCTCATTTTTTCTTGTTCTGTAATATGGACGCTAAATGAGTAGAGATATCGTcttggagtcttcagatgaccccctaataagtcaacctgatTCAATTTCTTCCCTACCCCTACCAccaaaatcgtattttttgtaattacagtagactctctcaaattcgggcatatgggaccgaaatgtcagccgaattagacagaaattcgggcaacaaactttttgaaattcaaCGTTTTTtaattcatgtgcatatagattcTATAATATATCATACATATCAtaatattttatcataatattaccatatgtacttacataaatgttctttttgtgataaaaacgttacattgatacaccaaaacactaattttaatttcaaaaaaatcataataaaatcatataatattattagttaaataataaaagtaaatttgactctatcggagtcaatttgggacCAAGtttactctatcggagtccgtagagtaaaaaaatagcagttgattctattggagattgattctatcgggggttgactctatcgaggacCCACTGTATAAGGAAATTTACCTTACAGAAGTTTAGGAATTGGTTATTAGAAGCGGTTTCCACAATccaactttttttcaacttagcTTTTAAACGGTAAaggatattgacttccggtcttcgatgactccCTCATAAGTCAACATTTCTTTATTCAAATTACCTCCACCCCTTCCATTTCCtacaaaaacattatttttgacTTATCTCGAAATGGGCCTAAGcgatttcagtgatttttggaAATGGTCcagttgaacatttcgtctttagGCATTTTTCACAGGAAAAATCTTAGGAAAaccgccatcttgaattattcgaGGTCATAGGTCAACAACTCTGGAggacctatttttcaaccgattaagtcaaatttggatttacagtagactctcgctaattccgctaatttctctctaattcggttgaaaTTTCAGTCCCAAAAgcccgaatttgggagagtctactgtattttttttgaGTACTAAAATTGACAATCTCTTTTGTTTGTCAAATCGTCCATCATTCTATTCTTGTCAAGACCTCGTGGAAAATAATCAATTGAAGTGAACTTAAGATATCTGCAATTATCCATtcaatttaatcattttttagtTGGAAAAGTTGTGTTAAAGAAGATGTTTTTTAGCATCTCTTAAATAAAGAAGTGATATCAGGAAATTGATCCTTTTTCGCCGGATTTATTCTTTATCTTCACAAACTGGCATCTGGTTTGGATATTTTTGGGAAGTGTAACAGGACGCTTTATTAACTCAAATTAATTCTGAACAGGTAATTCATAACCAACCTTTATGAATTTATaataagaaaattctattttttgggatcttgtaaatattttttatgatggacaacaaattatttaaaattcattaagttgtattct encodes the following:
- the LOC129808085 gene encoding mediator of RNA polymerase II transcription subunit 17; translation: MSYPLSVNISVEAPIENQIQEIQYDGTEIYQPPLTLSENLSKCAARIDFAKSANEPEVTVKKEEPDKKEEDPKDPQFQSSLWPWDSVRNKLRDAYTEVCVLSDVLAIAKEKRYMVLDPVPQEPSDTKPIVQVYARKKALANAANILLSGADRLRNTHSEQRNNRNSSDFHIELLRLRQNWRLKKVSNSIIGDLSYRTAGSKFMHSGMFEVTKAEDDPSGGTSPPGSPSPSNALPSPKNSALRVNVPSELQGVAYIKVITQKDQEDLCTATVNLLGHGPNITQQVGIWQKTLEFAQNVLFCKELFNQLAKEAVQLQAPIPHVVVGNQIRATLLPGIQLIISLCHSTSFDASNSGPINDHDHVLEHSLHQLLREVHYRNTHHPFPHPASGPLGPSKKRMLAGPTAADRYELLEMTKSQTLLEQIIAQAQHIFMRKRTQYVLDTLARDVKDPQIISHWNAMNSPTMSCVKIKIITHGYDTVYRTSLLIHVKERSLKCICRDGRVMHMSYEPQELRDLILCQINRHQMSGLLNVARCMAWQTLSNSNHLGIGSVEPLGNASSCLLASPNGDRLIAVQIRCDPQIDVKVYIAQTPRKDFFPGPLVQGKYWEHLGGHFKEVRFDKLEGKNFLNKMEFLMASMSSS